A DNA window from Amphiprion ocellaris isolate individual 3 ecotype Okinawa chromosome 8, ASM2253959v1, whole genome shotgun sequence contains the following coding sequences:
- the klhl21 gene encoding kelch-like protein 21, translating into MEKPVLQTQPSTLPFFDTAHAFNLLRGIHELRAERKFFDVTLCAEGREFHCHRTVLAAASTYFRAMFAGTLRESVMDRVVLHEVSAELLGLLVDFCYTGRVTVTQDNVDLLLKTADLFQFPSVKEACCAFLEQRLDVSNCLEIQDFAEAYACRELAASARRFVLKNIMDLAKGTDFERLPWKRLLEFVSDNELCVDKEETVYQIAVRWVKADLQRRLHYWPELLQQVRLPFVRRFFLLAHVESDPLVYLSPTCLRMVNEARSFQSCEYDRHDRPCHRMRPRPSTGLAEILVVVGGCDQDCDELVTVDCYNPQTGQWRYLAEFPDHLGGGYSIAALGNDMYVTGGSDGSRLYDGVWRYKSSVNEWTEVSPMLKAREYHSSCVLKGQLYVIASDSTERYDHALDSWEVLPGMLHPMDNCSTTACSGRLYAIGSLTGEDTMAIQSYDADANRWAMVSCGQLPPWSFTPKTVTLNGLIYFVRDDSAEVDVYNPQKNEWDKISPMTQVHVGGSVAALGGKLYVSGGYDNTFELSDVVEAYDPTTRSWTLAGRLPQPTFWHGSVSIFRQFMPLVSSAFEPTDIPESNAIHLHRHQRHQALHNLNNNLNQNQDVNPAH; encoded by the exons ATGGAAAAGCCAGTCTTGCAGACACAACCATCCACACTGCCTTTTTTTGACACGGCCCACGCCTTCAACCTGCTGCGGGGAATCCACGAACTCCGCGCAGAACGAAAGTTTTTCGATGTGACTTTATGTGCCGAGGGTCGTGAGTTCCATTGTCACCGCACGGTGCTGGCCGCCGCCAGCACTTACTTCCGTGCTATGTTCGCAGGAACACTGAGGGAAAGTGTTATGGACCGGGTAGTTCTACACGAGGTATCAGCTGAGCTTTTAGGCCTGTTGGTGGACTTCTGCTACACAGGGCGGGTCACCGTCACTCAGGATAATGTGGACCTCCTGCTGAAGACGGCTGATCTGTTTCAGTTCCCTTCAGTCAAAGAGGCCTGCTGTGCTTTTCTGGAGCAGCGGCTGGATGTTTCCAACTGCTTAGAGATCCAGGACTTTGCAGAGGCCTACGCTTGCAGAGAGCTTGCAGCAAGTGCACGGCGCTTTGTCCTCAAAAATATCATGGACCTGGCTAAAGGGACGGACTTTGAGCGGTTGCCGTGGAAGCGCCTCCTTGAGTTTGTGTCAGACAATGAGCTTTGTGTGGACAAGGAGGAGACAGTTTATCAAATTGCAGTACGCTGGGTAAAGGCTGATCTCCAGCGGCGGCTGCACTACTGGCCTGAGCTCCTCCAGCAGGTCCGACTCCCCTTCGTCAGGAGGTTCTTTCTGTTGGCCCATGTGGAGAGCGATCCACTTGTCTACCTTTCACCAACATGCCTCCGAATGGTGAATGAAGCTCGCAGTTTCCAGTCGTGTGAATATGACCGCCACGACAGGCCTTGCCACCGCATGCGACCCCGGCCATCCACAGGATTAGCGGAAATCCTGGTGGTGGTAGGAGGCTGTGACCAGGACTGTGACGAGCTGGTCACAGTGGACTGTTACAACCCTCAGACTGGACAGTGGCGCTACCTGGCTGAATTCCCAGACCACCTCGGAGGAGGCTACAGCATAGCTGCTCTTGGAAACGATATGTATGTCACAG GTGGCTCTGATGGCTCTCGCCTCTATGATGGCGTGTGGCGCTACAAGTCCAGTGTGAACGAGTGGACAGAGGTGTCACCCATGCTGAAGGCCCGTGAGTACCACAGCTCCTGTGTGCTGAAAGGCCAGCTCTATGTGATTGCGTCGGACAGCACAGAGCGCTATGATCACGCTCTGGACAGCTGGGAGGTTTTGCCTGGCATGCTGCATCCTATGGACAACTGCTCCACCACTGCATGCAGCGGACGCCTCTATGCTATAGGCTCCCTGACTGGTGAAGACACCATGGCCATCCAGAGCTACGATGCAGACGCTAACCGCTGGGCCATGGTCAGCTGTGGACAACTGCCTCCATGGTCCTTCACGCCGAAAACTGTGACCCTCAACGGCCTCATCTACTTTGTCAG GGATGACTCTGCTGAGGTCGATGTCTATAATCCTCAGAAGAACGAGTGGGACAAAATTAGTCCGATGACCCAG GTCCATGTTGGAGGCAGCGTTGCAGCCTTGGGTGGTAAACTGTATGTATCCGGCGGTTATGACAATACATTTGAGCTCTCAGATGTGGTGGAAGCCTACGATCCGACCACCCGCTCCTGGACTCTTGCTGGACGACTACCTCAGCCGACCTTCTGGCACGGCAGCGTCAGCATATTCCGTCAGTTCATGCCCCTGGTGTCGAGTGCGTTCGAACCCACTGACATACCTGAATCGAACGCCATTCACCTGCACCGGCACCAGCGCCACCAAGCACTCCACAATCTCAACAACAATCTCAACCAGAATCAGGATGTGAACCCGGCGCACTGA